The following coding sequences lie in one Flagellimonas eckloniae genomic window:
- a CDS encoding TonB family protein — translation MTPKKNQELELKKNSVLYFSIGLAAVMLLTYVALDWKTFYETPEVVQNLDKPDDIDEILPPILINLPPPPPPKIQAPPVIEIVPDDEKIVETVIESTETDQNTEIAKLEDIEVADNDIPDEVSFIVIEDVPIFPGCEGADDKRACFQEMMQKHIRKNFRYPENAVEMNLQGKVNIVFTIQKDGNIDNVKMRGPHKILETEAARIISKLPKMTPGKQRGTPVKVPFAIPITFKLQ, via the coding sequence ATGACACCAAAGAAAAATCAAGAATTGGAATTAAAAAAAAACAGTGTCCTATACTTTTCTATAGGACTAGCTGCAGTTATGTTGTTAACTTATGTTGCTTTAGACTGGAAAACATTTTATGAAACTCCTGAAGTTGTACAAAATTTAGACAAACCTGATGATATAGATGAAATACTCCCACCTATACTTATCAATTTACCTCCTCCCCCACCACCTAAAATTCAAGCACCACCGGTCATTGAAATTGTTCCTGATGATGAAAAAATCGTTGAAACCGTCATTGAATCGACGGAGACGGACCAAAATACAGAAATTGCTAAGTTGGAGGATATCGAAGTTGCTGACAATGATATTCCTGATGAAGTCTCGTTTATTGTAATTGAAGATGTCCCCATTTTTCCCGGTTGTGAAGGAGCAGATGACAAACGAGCCTGTTTTCAAGAAATGATGCAAAAACACATCAGAAAGAACTTCCGTTATCCAGAAAATGCTGTTGAAATGAATCTACAAGGAAAGGTAAACATAGTTTTCACCATTCAAAAAGATGGAAATATTGATAACGTAAAAATGCGCGGACCTCATAAAATTCTAGAAACCGAAGCGGCACGGATCATCTCTAAACTGCCAAAAATGACTCCTGGAAAACAGCGCGGCACTCCAGTAAAGGTTCCATTTGCTATACCCATTACATTTAAGCTTCAATAA
- the metK gene encoding methionine adenosyltransferase — MAYLFTSESVSEGHPDKIADQISDALLDHFLAFDPESKVACETLVTTGQVVLAGEVKSHTYLDVQNIARSVINKIGYTKGEYQFSGDSCGVISLIHEQSQDINQGVDRGSKEEQGAGDQGMMFGYATKETENYMPLALDISHKILQVLADLRREGKEIDYLRPDAKAQVTIEYSDDNVPQRIDTIVVSTQHDAFDADDEKMLAKIKSDIVSILIPRVKEQLPSKIQELFDDKITYHINPTGKFVIGGPHGDTGLTGRKIIVDTYGGKGAHGGGAFSGKDPSKVDRSAAYAARHVAKNLVAAGIADEILVQVSYAIGVVEPTSIFVDTYGTSNVALSDGEIAEKASELFDMRPFAIEERLKLRNPIYLETAAYGHMGKQPQTLTKVFESPYNGRIEKEVELFTWEKLDSVEKVKEAFNL; from the coding sequence ATGGCATATTTGTTTACTTCAGAATCAGTAAGTGAAGGACACCCAGATAAAATCGCTGATCAGATCAGTGATGCACTTTTAGATCATTTTTTGGCGTTTGATCCGGAAAGTAAAGTTGCTTGTGAAACTTTGGTAACCACTGGTCAGGTAGTTTTGGCTGGTGAAGTTAAAAGTCATACTTATTTGGATGTGCAGAACATAGCACGTAGTGTAATCAATAAAATAGGTTATACCAAAGGCGAATATCAGTTTAGTGGAGATTCATGTGGTGTTATTTCCTTAATCCACGAACAGTCCCAAGACATCAATCAAGGTGTGGATAGGGGGAGCAAAGAAGAACAGGGAGCTGGGGATCAGGGAATGATGTTCGGATATGCAACCAAGGAAACCGAAAATTATATGCCATTGGCATTGGATATTTCCCATAAGATACTTCAAGTTCTGGCAGATTTGCGTAGAGAAGGGAAAGAGATAGATTACTTAAGACCGGATGCCAAGGCACAGGTGACCATTGAATATTCAGATGATAATGTGCCGCAAAGAATAGATACCATAGTAGTGTCAACCCAGCATGATGCTTTTGATGCTGATGATGAAAAAATGTTAGCCAAGATTAAATCTGATATAGTTTCCATATTAATTCCACGTGTGAAGGAGCAATTGCCATCAAAAATCCAAGAATTGTTTGATGATAAGATAACCTATCATATTAATCCAACTGGGAAGTTTGTAATTGGAGGGCCACATGGGGATACAGGACTAACAGGTCGAAAAATCATTGTGGATACTTATGGTGGAAAAGGAGCCCACGGAGGTGGCGCATTCAGTGGAAAAGACCCGAGTAAAGTAGACAGAAGTGCAGCATATGCAGCCCGTCATGTTGCAAAAAATCTGGTAGCGGCAGGAATTGCAGATGAGATTCTGGTTCAGGTAAGCTATGCTATTGGAGTTGTGGAACCAACATCGATTTTTGTTGATACATATGGCACATCCAATGTGGCCTTATCAGATGGAGAAATAGCGGAAAAAGCCTCTGAATTATTTGATATGCGTCCTTTTGCCATTGAGGAACGCTTAAAATTGAGAAACCCAATTTATCTGGAAACAGCTGCCTACGGTCATATGGGGAAACAACCCCAAACATTGACCAAGGTTTTTGAATCACCATATAACGGAAGAATAGAAAAAGAAGTGGAATTGTTTACTTGGGAAAAACTGGATAGTGTGGAAAAGGTAAAAGAAGCTTTCAATTTATAA
- a CDS encoding GLPGLI family protein produces the protein MSKQLLILFLGFYCFNLANAQDFQGKAIYLSKTTVDIDLDSRQIPEEQKQRIRERIKNNSERSYELVFDRTASLYVQEEKLEVPTTNGGNRRGPRFSLGQGTGKYYKNVQSQSYVNASEMLGKQFLIKDSLRNWAWKLGSETKKIGNYTCYKATATKEVDTLDFRQFRRFGRGDRQGNTTAENDTIQKDSTKNNSLLARIDTPKNVEIVAWYSPEIPITQGPGPYWGLPGLILEVNDGRTAILCNKIVLNAEEKEEIKAPSKGKAITQKEYDELFAEKMKEFSERFRNGNRGGGNGRRFGG, from the coding sequence ATGAGTAAACAACTGTTAATCCTCTTTTTGGGATTTTACTGTTTTAATTTAGCCAACGCCCAAGATTTTCAGGGTAAGGCCATCTACCTAAGCAAGACCACTGTTGATATTGATTTAGATAGCCGGCAAATACCGGAAGAACAAAAACAACGCATTAGGGAACGTATTAAAAATAACTCGGAGCGTAGCTATGAGCTAGTCTTTGACCGTACCGCTTCGCTATATGTTCAGGAAGAAAAGTTGGAAGTACCAACTACAAACGGAGGGAATAGAAGAGGCCCTCGTTTCTCCCTTGGCCAAGGAACCGGGAAATACTATAAAAATGTTCAAAGTCAATCCTATGTGAATGCTTCTGAAATGCTTGGGAAGCAGTTCTTGATCAAGGATAGTTTGAGGAACTGGGCATGGAAATTAGGTTCCGAAACCAAAAAAATCGGGAATTATACGTGTTATAAGGCCACGGCCACAAAAGAGGTGGATACTCTTGATTTTAGACAGTTTCGAAGATTTGGAAGAGGTGATAGACAAGGGAATACTACGGCGGAAAACGATACTATTCAAAAAGACAGCACCAAAAACAACTCACTCTTGGCTCGTATCGATACTCCAAAAAATGTTGAAATTGTAGCATGGTATTCACCAGAAATCCCGATTACTCAAGGACCAGGCCCGTATTGGGGCCTTCCAGGATTGATTCTGGAAGTGAATGATGGTAGAACGGCAATCCTATGCAACAAAATTGTTTTGAACGCCGAAGAAAAGGAAGAGATAAAAGCGCCTTCAAAGGGGAAAGCAATTACTCAGAAAGAATATGATGAGCTTTTTGCCGAAAAAATGAAAGAATTTTCAGAACGTTTCAGAAATGGTAATCGCGGCGGTGGTAATGGTAGAAGATTTGGTGGTTAA
- a CDS encoding outer membrane beta-barrel protein: MQNIHKVFLAIQLLLATVASAQNITITGTVRDSLQNPLDVANVVAVNQANQALDAFGITNPQGLYRLKVKANSNYIIKISYLGFQTKEIPITTTTQDLARDVILFSQTQDLDEVEVVYEIPITIKGDTIVYNTDSFVSGTEKKLADVLEKLPGIEINDDGEIEVEGKTVNKVMVEGEDFFDGDSKLAANNIPANALDKIEVLRNYSEVSQLSGVTNNQDNVALNIKLKEGKKKFWFGEITGGIGLDERYIAHPKLFYYSPKYSINILTDLNNIGELPFTSQDFRAFVGGLRGATRSNNGTIFSTGSNDLGLSTLQNNRAKEIDSRFGAVNFSYKPSEAWRLSGFGIYSYNNTLMETDATRTFITTNQIESTVTNTKQISKLGLVKFASDYKPSENLQWNYDVILKLSDENENVNILSVSDVTDDIEENKKQKPLGITQNSNLYYTLNEKNIFALETQYVHSNEDPFYNAIRSVQPFEDIVPFDENQGIFNVNQEQRVLTNRLDAKLDYFLITGPKSNLNFTLGTTQSSQNFDSRIFQILDNDADLNFQEDELNNRVGFNFSDIFLGLHYKLIVGKLTINPGLSVHNYTATNNQLGTEVKDELFNVVPNLFMNYQFKQSESLRLNYSVRRSFSDINNFAEGYVFNNYNALYQGNRDLESALFHNVSMNFFSFNMFNLQNIFANASYSKRIDAFKTNTVIEGINQARTTINSNLADETLSGSGSFQRTFGKIKVSTRASLSYSNTNNIVNDAPRNSTSLNQNYRFSIGSSFRNAPNLELGYRYNINDYKADETESTFFTDQPFLRFDASFLNGFVLLADYDYYFYRDKADTVENQYGFLNASLSYQKKDSKWEYSINSTNLTNNEELNRDTYNDLFFSTSSYIVQPRYVYLKVKYEL, encoded by the coding sequence ATGCAAAATATTCATAAAGTATTCCTTGCAATACAGTTGCTGTTGGCAACTGTTGCATCAGCCCAAAACATTACAATTACCGGAACGGTTCGTGATTCTCTGCAAAATCCTTTGGATGTTGCTAATGTTGTAGCCGTTAATCAAGCAAATCAAGCATTGGATGCATTTGGAATTACAAACCCTCAAGGGCTTTACCGTTTAAAAGTAAAGGCCAATTCCAATTATATAATCAAAATAAGTTATCTGGGTTTTCAAACTAAAGAAATCCCGATCACAACAACTACCCAAGACCTAGCGAGGGATGTGATACTTTTTTCACAAACACAAGATTTAGATGAGGTTGAGGTGGTTTACGAAATTCCGATTACTATTAAAGGAGATACCATAGTTTACAATACAGATTCTTTTGTTTCTGGAACCGAAAAGAAATTGGCCGATGTACTTGAAAAGCTTCCTGGCATTGAAATAAATGATGATGGGGAGATAGAAGTGGAAGGTAAGACGGTCAACAAGGTAATGGTGGAAGGAGAAGACTTTTTTGATGGTGATTCTAAATTGGCGGCAAACAATATTCCTGCAAATGCACTGGATAAAATTGAAGTTTTGCGCAATTATAGCGAAGTTTCCCAATTGAGCGGTGTTACCAACAATCAAGATAATGTTGCACTCAACATTAAGTTGAAAGAAGGGAAAAAGAAATTTTGGTTTGGTGAAATTACTGGAGGTATTGGATTGGACGAGCGCTATATTGCTCACCCAAAACTATTCTATTACAGTCCAAAATATAGCATTAATATTCTAACAGATTTAAATAATATTGGAGAGTTGCCTTTTACCTCGCAGGACTTTCGTGCCTTTGTTGGCGGACTCCGTGGAGCAACGCGTTCAAACAACGGAACAATTTTTAGCACGGGATCAAATGATTTGGGACTATCAACCTTACAGAACAATCGTGCAAAAGAGATAGATTCCAGATTTGGAGCTGTTAACTTTAGTTATAAACCGTCGGAAGCTTGGCGTTTAAGCGGATTTGGCATTTATTCCTACAACAATACGCTGATGGAGACGGATGCAACCAGGACATTTATAACCACAAATCAGATTGAATCTACCGTTACAAATACCAAACAAATATCTAAATTGGGCTTGGTCAAATTTGCATCTGATTACAAACCTTCGGAAAATTTACAGTGGAATTACGATGTTATCTTGAAATTATCTGATGAAAATGAGAATGTAAATATTTTGTCCGTTTCTGATGTAACCGATGATATTGAGGAGAACAAGAAGCAAAAGCCACTTGGCATAACCCAAAATTCCAATCTGTACTATACGTTGAATGAGAAGAATATCTTTGCTTTGGAAACACAATATGTACATTCCAACGAAGATCCATTTTATAATGCCATTCGTTCGGTGCAGCCGTTCGAAGACATTGTTCCTTTTGATGAAAATCAAGGCATTTTTAATGTGAATCAAGAACAGCGGGTGCTTACCAATCGTCTTGATGCCAAGTTGGATTATTTTCTGATTACAGGACCAAAAAGCAATCTAAATTTTACACTGGGGACTACGCAAAGCAGCCAGAATTTTGATTCCAGAATTTTTCAGATTTTGGACAACGATGCTGATTTGAACTTTCAGGAAGATGAACTCAATAATAGGGTTGGATTTAATTTTTCGGATATTTTCCTAGGGTTACATTACAAATTGATTGTAGGGAAATTAACGATAAACCCTGGATTGAGTGTACATAACTATACTGCAACAAACAATCAGCTGGGAACTGAAGTGAAAGATGAACTTTTCAATGTGGTACCCAATCTCTTTATGAATTACCAATTTAAACAATCAGAAAGCCTACGGTTGAACTATAGCGTACGGCGTAGCTTTTCGGATATCAATAATTTTGCTGAGGGGTATGTATTCAATAATTATAATGCACTTTACCAAGGCAATCGGGATTTGGAAAGCGCCCTTTTTCATAATGTCTCTATGAATTTTTTTAGTTTCAACATGTTTAATCTACAGAACATTTTTGCCAATGCCAGTTACAGCAAACGTATTGATGCGTTCAAAACAAATACAGTTATAGAAGGAATCAATCAAGCAAGAACAACAATAAACTCTAATTTGGCAGATGAAACCTTGAGCGGGTCAGGTAGTTTTCAACGTACTTTTGGTAAGATAAAAGTGAGTACTAGAGCTTCTCTATCCTATTCCAATACAAATAATATTGTGAATGATGCTCCAAGAAACTCCACATCCTTAAATCAGAATTATAGGTTTTCAATAGGGAGCAGCTTTAGAAATGCTCCAAATTTGGAACTTGGTTATCGATATAATATAAACGATTATAAAGCTGATGAAACCGAATCTACTTTCTTTACCGACCAACCTTTTTTAAGATTTGATGCCTCGTTTTTGAACGGATTTGTCTTATTGGCGGATTATGACTATTATTTTTATCGAGATAAAGCGGATACGGTAGAAAACCAATATGGATTTCTGAATGCAAGCTTATCCTATCAGAAAAAAGACAGCAAATGGGAGTATAGTATTAATTCGACCAACTTGACCAATAATGAAGAGTTGAATCGTGATACCTATAATGACCTTTTCTTTAGTACGTCATCTTATATAGTACAGCCAAGATATGTCTATTTAAAGGTAAAATATGAGCTTTAG
- a CDS encoding pyrroloquinoline quinone-dependent dehydrogenase, which translates to MILKKKHPLPISLFVLCFILLSCESSDKPEKKAYDTWSSYLGGPDRNHYSTLSQITPENVKNLKVAWSYSAPDYGQMQMNPIIVDSMLYGVTAALRAVALHAGTGKELWRFGDSLKLPTSTSRGVSYWSKRDDKRILYTAGPNLYALNALTGKLISSFGDNGKIDLRSGMPEHARDKFVISNTPGTIYKDLIVMPIRLGEDVGSAPGNIMAFNVITGDVEWVFHTIPHPEEEGYETWENKVAYKSDIIGAANNWAGMAVDEETGILYVPTGSASPDFYGGLRKGSNLYANCLLAIEAQTGKRIWHFQFVHHDIWDRDLPAPPNLITVERNGKKIKAVAQVTKQGYVYVFNRATGEPLFDIEEVAVPASTLNGETAWKTQPIPIKPEPFARLSKDLTADDISPYAKNQEELRQILRNSDKREYNPPSLNPNLIFPGFDGAAEWGGTGADPEEGIIYVNSNEMPWLIQMVENEEVMEDVTIGERVYGQYCVVCHQKDRKGNVASSYPSLLNIKSTKSKVEVSELIANGKGMMTGFPQIPEAEKEALIQFLFDQETAVDTSSTSTSYPLPYKFKGYKRFQDSKGFPAISPPWGTMHAINLNTGDFIWSITLGDTPELKEKGFPQTGCENYGGPIITENGLLFIAATKDGYFRAFNKKTGKLLWEYELPSAAFATPAMYKLNGKQFIAIACGGEKLNTKKGNQIIAFALK; encoded by the coding sequence ATGATACTTAAAAAAAAGCATCCATTACCAATATCCCTTTTCGTTCTCTGCTTTATACTTTTGTCTTGTGAATCTTCAGATAAGCCAGAAAAAAAAGCGTATGACACTTGGTCATCTTACTTGGGTGGACCTGACCGCAACCACTATTCCACGCTCTCTCAAATAACACCAGAAAATGTAAAAAATCTAAAAGTTGCATGGTCATACTCTGCCCCAGATTATGGTCAAATGCAAATGAATCCCATAATAGTGGATTCCATGCTATATGGAGTTACTGCTGCATTGAGAGCCGTAGCACTTCATGCAGGCACTGGAAAAGAGCTTTGGAGGTTTGGGGATTCCCTAAAATTACCAACCTCTACCAGTAGAGGAGTTTCCTATTGGTCCAAAAGGGATGATAAGAGAATTTTGTACACTGCAGGACCTAATCTATATGCCCTTAATGCATTAACCGGAAAGCTTATTTCCTCTTTTGGTGATAATGGTAAAATTGATTTACGCTCTGGAATGCCTGAACATGCCAGGGATAAATTTGTAATATCCAATACCCCCGGAACCATTTACAAAGATCTTATTGTAATGCCCATTCGCTTGGGCGAAGATGTGGGTTCCGCGCCAGGCAACATTATGGCCTTCAATGTGATAACAGGTGATGTTGAATGGGTTTTTCATACTATACCGCATCCCGAAGAAGAAGGATATGAGACATGGGAAAACAAGGTTGCCTACAAAAGTGACATTATTGGTGCAGCCAATAACTGGGCAGGGATGGCTGTAGATGAAGAAACTGGAATTCTATATGTTCCCACAGGTTCCGCTTCGCCTGATTTTTATGGTGGCCTTCGTAAAGGTTCCAATTTGTACGCAAATTGCCTTTTGGCCATAGAGGCTCAAACCGGAAAGCGGATATGGCACTTTCAATTTGTACATCATGATATTTGGGATAGGGATTTACCAGCACCCCCCAATCTTATCACCGTAGAAAGAAATGGTAAGAAAATTAAGGCAGTTGCCCAAGTGACCAAACAAGGATATGTTTACGTCTTTAATCGTGCTACCGGAGAACCCCTCTTTGATATTGAAGAAGTAGCTGTACCAGCATCAACCTTAAACGGAGAGACAGCATGGAAAACCCAGCCTATTCCCATAAAACCAGAACCCTTTGCTCGATTGTCCAAGGATTTGACGGCGGACGATATTAGTCCTTACGCTAAAAATCAGGAAGAGTTGAGGCAAATTTTAAGAAATTCTGATAAACGTGAGTATAACCCACCAAGCCTTAATCCAAACTTGATATTTCCCGGGTTTGATGGCGCCGCTGAATGGGGTGGAACTGGAGCAGACCCTGAAGAGGGTATCATTTATGTGAATTCTAATGAAATGCCATGGTTAATTCAAATGGTGGAAAATGAAGAGGTGATGGAAGATGTTACCATAGGTGAACGAGTTTATGGACAGTATTGCGTAGTCTGCCATCAAAAGGATAGAAAAGGCAATGTTGCTAGTAGTTATCCTTCTCTTTTGAATATAAAGTCTACCAAATCCAAAGTGGAAGTTTCAGAATTGATTGCTAATGGTAAGGGAATGATGACTGGTTTTCCGCAAATTCCTGAAGCTGAAAAAGAAGCATTGATACAATTCCTATTTGATCAAGAAACAGCAGTGGACACAAGTTCTACTTCTACATCTTACCCCCTTCCCTATAAGTTTAAAGGGTATAAAAGGTTTCAGGACAGTAAAGGTTTTCCTGCCATTTCCCCACCATGGGGGACCATGCACGCCATTAATTTGAATACTGGGGACTTTATTTGGTCCATTACACTTGGAGATACCCCTGAATTAAAAGAAAAAGGATTTCCCCAAACTGGATGTGAAAATTATGGTGGTCCAATTATTACAGAAAATGGGCTATTGTTCATTGCAGCAACAAAGGATGGCTATTTTAGGGCCTTTAATAAAAAAACGGGGAAACTTCTCTGGGAATATGAGTTGCCTTCTGCAGCTTTTGCAACACCGGCCATGTATAAACTCAATGGAAAACAGTTTATAGCGATTGCCTGTGGTGGCGAAAAATTGAATACCAAAAAAGGAAATCAGATAATTGCTTTTGCTCTAAAATAA
- a CDS encoding O-acetylhomoserine aminocarboxypropyltransferase/cysteine synthase family protein: protein MSDQKLATNALHAGHDTTQTGGTRAIPIYQTTSYVFNDTDHAANLFSLAELGFIYTRLNNPTNQILQERLAAIEGGVGAVVFASGTAAISTGLLTLLKAGDHIVASSSLYGGTFNLLNVTLPRLGITTTFVDASEPSNFKEAVKENTRAFFVESLGNPKLDVLDLKAISKEAKAAKVPFIVDNTVATPGLLNPIDHGANLVIHSLTKYINGNGTSLGGAIIDAGTFDWANGNFPEFTEPSAGYHGLVYSEALGAAAFTFKLILEGLRDFGGALSPFNAFQIIQGLETLPIRIKQHSENALELAEWLLGRDEVAWVNYPGLKGNKYYELAQEYLPKGQSGLVTFGVKGGFEAAKKLTDATKVFSLLANIGDTKSLIIHPASTTHQQLTEEQQESAGVSQDLIRLSVGLEDISDLKGDLEQAFAAIDKSVLA from the coding sequence ATGAGTGATCAAAAATTAGCAACCAACGCATTACATGCAGGGCATGACACCACACAGACAGGTGGAACAAGGGCCATACCAATCTATCAAACAACCTCGTACGTATTTAATGACACGGATCATGCAGCTAATCTGTTTTCATTGGCAGAATTAGGATTCATTTATACCCGTTTAAATAATCCAACTAATCAGATATTACAAGAAAGACTGGCTGCCATTGAGGGTGGAGTTGGAGCCGTAGTTTTTGCATCAGGTACAGCGGCTATATCTACTGGATTATTGACACTTCTAAAAGCTGGTGACCACATCGTGGCTTCAAGTAGTTTGTATGGAGGTACATTTAATTTATTGAATGTAACATTGCCACGACTGGGTATTACTACAACCTTTGTGGATGCATCGGAGCCTTCAAACTTCAAAGAAGCGGTAAAAGAAAATACTAGGGCATTCTTTGTTGAATCTTTGGGTAATCCAAAATTGGATGTATTGGATTTAAAGGCAATTTCCAAGGAGGCCAAAGCTGCCAAAGTACCATTTATTGTGGATAATACTGTAGCAACCCCTGGCTTGTTAAATCCAATTGATCATGGAGCAAATCTTGTTATCCATTCTTTGACAAAATATATTAATGGTAATGGTACCTCTTTGGGCGGTGCTATAATTGATGCCGGGACTTTTGACTGGGCCAATGGTAATTTCCCTGAATTTACAGAACCATCTGCAGGCTACCATGGTTTGGTTTATAGTGAGGCGTTAGGTGCGGCGGCCTTTACGTTTAAATTGATTTTGGAAGGCTTACGTGATTTTGGTGGAGCGTTAAGTCCATTTAATGCCTTTCAAATTATCCAAGGATTGGAAACTTTGCCAATTCGAATCAAACAGCATAGCGAAAATGCTTTAGAATTGGCAGAATGGTTACTGGGCCGGGACGAAGTGGCTTGGGTAAATTATCCAGGACTAAAAGGGAACAAATACTACGAACTTGCTCAGGAATATTTGCCCAAAGGGCAAAGTGGTTTGGTGACATTTGGTGTTAAAGGTGGTTTTGAGGCTGCGAAAAAATTGACCGATGCCACCAAGGTTTTCTCATTGTTGGCAAACATTGGTGATACTAAATCTTTGATTATTCACCCGGCAAGTACAACGCATCAACAATTGACAGAGGAACAACAGGAAAGTGCCGGAGTATCCCAAGATTTGATTAGACTGTCTGTTGGTTTAGAAGACATATCAGATTTAAAGGGTGATTTGGAACAGGCTTTTGCAGCCATAGACAAATCTGTATTGGCATAA
- a CDS encoding deoxynucleoside kinase — protein MHIAVAGNIGAGKTTLTNLLSKHYKWEAHFEDVVDNPYLDDFYTQMERWSFNLQIYFLNSRYRQILKIREGGKKVIQDRTIYEDAHIFAPNLHAMGLMTNRDFENYSSLFELMESLVQPPDLLIYLRSSIPNLVNQIHKRGRDYENSISIDYLSRLNERYEAWANTYEKGKLLIIDVDDINFVDEPEDLGAVINKIDAEIHGLFE, from the coding sequence ATGCACATTGCCGTTGCCGGAAACATTGGAGCAGGAAAAACAACTTTAACCAATTTACTTTCAAAACATTATAAATGGGAGGCCCATTTTGAAGATGTGGTGGACAATCCATATCTAGATGATTTCTACACACAAATGGAACGTTGGAGCTTTAATCTTCAGATTTATTTTTTGAACAGCCGGTACAGACAGATATTAAAAATTCGCGAAGGTGGTAAAAAAGTGATTCAAGACCGAACCATTTATGAGGATGCCCACATTTTTGCTCCCAACCTGCATGCAATGGGACTAATGACCAATCGCGATTTTGAAAACTATTCCAGCCTTTTTGAACTGATGGAAAGTTTGGTACAGCCACCAGATTTGCTTATTTACTTGCGCAGTTCCATTCCCAATTTGGTGAATCAAATCCATAAAAGGGGTAGGGATTATGAAAACAGCATCTCCATTGATTACCTAAGTAGATTGAACGAACGGTATGAAGCTTGGGCAAATACCTATGAAAAAGGCAAACTCCTTATTATAGATGTCGACGACATAAATTTTGTTGATGAGCCTGAAGATTTAGGTGCTGTAATCAATAAGATTGATGCGGAGATTCACGGCCTATTTGAATAA